In Planctomycetota bacterium, a genomic segment contains:
- a CDS encoding PEP-CTERM sorting domain-containing protein: protein MRSSRLVALAILFAIAVLGPSAQAGPYPGWDLRMIDVTSNPNALPDTVPYGDSAIGGPYPGGLTVTFDNRVHYSSPDWGTGGNYGINSLYPSGTNSTDSFMLKASADVTIPAGTWTVGWGSDDGGMLRINDPSVVFTTRYGTYYDAGWPAEPGNNTVSSNQWRGHTWTGGTFTLAAPLSTTMDVFMFEGGGGDSLEIGMASGTVTGVLPLLVNGLNGWSITGNVAPTQPVTYRIQGGSASGNASVTGYLSSSQAAAGTQFMGPVAGNPATATGVFNMPENTLQYVHIDASGVPGAGSPPNSPWLEVTLTAPVGWIFTQTGNQYLTTNAATWTPLSDPWGNVQTLTLTPYNIAAPSPPSSGHAPGAQAIWAWDDQGNALTREYWEAAATITQGAWSVIQPPDQGVNQPAGLSAHIVRVDSNLDNLSQVDAALNLRKNQPNHSVSQAFVGANGLARADFDTEGNFGTPVGFLPGDQHSGGANPEDYAMRVTAYIQTTSPNETWTFAVSGDNRFYFNVGGIEFARSESVVGASPILAPMIFPTPGYYPLSLVWGNRDGAGGWEISYAPGIQSTFSTGTFSVLGTGALPVFQNPAALGNMANVGANDLTGAVYTGAITPAADGFRVQQAFPGVAMGNVSQSIAYYADKIIQNGNTTLYNVGGVAVTPITDFHDSGGTGNFNYNNPLPANTAADDDNYATRINGLVYIPAPGTYGVAVGTDDSFYLRVGNQVLGRFDGGRGLNSGTANYMYASFAQAGLYPLEFYHHEGGGGSGIEISFGGNTSLILPSTRNPAGNGYTPDWTGFAYAVTPVAELQAEVLTIKGKAFGLVPALGNLTVNPEKWQLFRQRQVDQVVPGLMGIKYNRTNGNPWDDTWPVIAQEMFFVPPSPYTVFNIPDGAGYGFQTNTQGDNIGARWIGYLNFPSAGNWNFRMDTDDISWIFIDIDGDYDIPGPGYHIFEPGEAAPGNQAWTVIWNGVNIPSPGLRRVEFRSVEGGGGEWTQLQWQGPTDPGLSFIPGSAFSWIWPAGTWELIASGAFDDIGNLLAFEDMMTFDFGTTETLRLQVDIAGLTAVYEGTFLFVPEPGTMLLLAGGLLAAATRRRRNRR from the coding sequence ATGAGATCCTCTCGCCTCGTCGCTCTCGCCATTCTCTTCGCCATCGCGGTCCTCGGACCCTCCGCTCAGGCCGGACCCTACCCGGGTTGGGACCTGCGGATGATTGACGTGACGAGCAACCCGAACGCCCTGCCGGACACTGTGCCCTACGGCGACAGCGCCATTGGAGGGCCATATCCTGGCGGCCTCACCGTGACCTTTGACAACCGGGTCCATTACAGCAGCCCCGACTGGGGCACCGGCGGCAACTATGGCATCAACAGCCTCTATCCCAGCGGCACCAACTCCACCGACTCCTTCATGCTCAAGGCTTCGGCCGATGTCACAATCCCCGCAGGCACGTGGACCGTTGGCTGGGGCAGCGACGACGGCGGCATGCTCCGCATCAACGACCCCTCCGTAGTCTTCACCACCCGCTACGGCACCTACTATGACGCTGGCTGGCCGGCAGAGCCCGGCAACAACACGGTGAGCTCCAATCAGTGGCGTGGCCACACCTGGACGGGCGGTACGTTCACCCTCGCGGCCCCCCTCTCGACGACCATGGATGTTTTCATGTTCGAGGGCGGCGGCGGCGACTCCCTCGAGATCGGCATGGCTTCCGGCACCGTGACCGGTGTGCTGCCACTGCTGGTGAATGGCCTCAATGGCTGGTCCATCACGGGCAACGTCGCGCCCACCCAGCCTGTCACCTACCGAATCCAGGGCGGCTCCGCCTCGGGCAATGCCTCGGTCACCGGCTACCTGTCGAGCTCCCAGGCTGCCGCAGGCACCCAGTTCATGGGCCCGGTGGCGGGCAATCCCGCCACCGCCACCGGCGTGTTCAATATGCCCGAGAACACGCTGCAATACGTCCACATTGACGCCAGCGGCGTTCCGGGCGCCGGCAGCCCGCCGAACTCCCCGTGGCTCGAGGTCACCCTCACGGCCCCCGTGGGGTGGATCTTCACGCAAACGGGGAATCAGTACCTTACCACAAACGCCGCCACGTGGACGCCCCTGAGCGACCCGTGGGGGAACGTCCAGACCCTCACCCTCACCCCCTACAACATCGCCGCCCCCAGCCCCCCCTCCTCGGGCCACGCGCCCGGCGCTCAAGCCATCTGGGCGTGGGACGACCAGGGCAACGCCCTGACGCGCGAGTACTGGGAAGCCGCCGCCACCATCACCCAGGGGGCCTGGTCCGTCATCCAGCCGCCTGACCAAGGCGTGAATCAGCCCGCCGGCCTCTCCGCCCACATCGTGCGGGTGGACAGCAACCTCGACAATCTCAGCCAGGTGGACGCCGCCCTCAACCTGCGCAAGAACCAGCCCAACCACAGCGTCTCGCAGGCCTTCGTCGGCGCGAACGGACTCGCCCGCGCCGACTTCGACACCGAGGGCAACTTCGGCACCCCCGTGGGCTTCCTGCCCGGCGACCAGCACAGCGGCGGCGCCAATCCCGAAGACTACGCGATGCGCGTCACCGCCTACATCCAGACCACCTCCCCTAACGAGACCTGGACCTTCGCCGTCAGCGGCGACAACCGCTTCTACTTCAACGTCGGCGGCATCGAGTTCGCCCGCAGCGAATCCGTTGTCGGCGCCTCGCCCATCCTCGCCCCCATGATCTTCCCCACGCCCGGCTACTACCCCCTGTCGCTCGTCTGGGGCAACCGCGACGGCGCCGGCGGCTGGGAGATCAGCTACGCCCCAGGCATCCAGTCCACCTTCAGCACGGGCACCTTCAGCGTCCTCGGCACCGGCGCGCTGCCCGTCTTCCAAAACCCCGCCGCCCTGGGCAACATGGCCAACGTCGGCGCCAACGACCTCACCGGCGCCGTCTACACTGGCGCCATCACCCCGGCGGCCGACGGCTTCCGCGTGCAGCAGGCATTCCCTGGCGTCGCCATGGGCAATGTCAGCCAGTCCATCGCCTACTACGCCGACAAGATCATCCAGAACGGCAACACCACGCTCTACAACGTCGGCGGCGTCGCTGTGACGCCCATCACGGACTTCCACGATTCCGGCGGCACGGGCAACTTCAACTACAACAACCCCCTGCCCGCCAACACGGCCGCCGACGACGACAACTACGCCACCCGAATCAACGGCCTTGTCTACATCCCCGCCCCCGGCACCTACGGCGTGGCCGTGGGCACCGACGACAGCTTCTACCTCCGCGTGGGCAACCAGGTGCTGGGCCGCTTCGATGGCGGCCGCGGCCTGAACAGCGGCACGGCCAACTACATGTACGCCAGCTTCGCCCAGGCCGGCCTCTACCCCCTCGAATTCTACCATCACGAGGGCGGCGGCGGCTCGGGCATCGAAATCTCCTTCGGCGGCAACACCAGCCTCATCCTGCCCTCCACCCGTAACCCGGCAGGCAACGGCTACACCCCCGACTGGACAGGTTTCGCCTACGCCGTCACCCCTGTGGCCGAGCTCCAGGCGGAGGTCCTCACCATCAAAGGCAAGGCATTCGGCCTCGTCCCCGCCCTCGGCAACCTCACCGTCAACCCCGAAAAGTGGCAGCTCTTCAGGCAGCGCCAGGTGGACCAGGTGGTCCCCGGCCTCATGGGCATCAAGTACAACCGAACCAACGGCAACCCCTGGGACGACACCTGGCCCGTCATCGCCCAGGAGATGTTCTTCGTCCCGCCCTCGCCCTACACGGTCTTCAACATCCCCGACGGCGCGGGCTATGGCTTCCAGACGAACACCCAGGGCGACAACATCGGCGCCCGATGGATCGGCTACCTCAACTTCCCCAGCGCCGGCAACTGGAACTTCCGAATGGACACCGACGATATCTCGTGGATTTTCATAGATATTGACGGGGACTACGACATCCCCGGTCCTGGCTACCACATCTTCGAGCCCGGCGAGGCGGCCCCCGGGAACCAGGCCTGGACCGTGATCTGGAACGGCGTCAACATCCCCTCCCCGGGCCTCCGCCGCGTGGAGTTCCGCTCCGTCGAGGGCGGCGGCGGCGAGTGGACGCAGCTCCAGTGGCAGGGACCCACCGATCCCGGCCTGTCCTTCATCCCCGGCAGCGCCTTCTCCTGGATCTGGCCCGCCGGCACCTGGGAGCTCATCGCCAGCGGCGCGTTCGACGACATCGGCAACCTGCTGGCCTTCGAAGACATGATGACGTTTGACTTCGGCACCACCGAGACCCTGCGGCTCCAGGTGGACATTGCCGGCCTCACAGCGGTCTACGAAGGCACCTTCCTCTTCGTCCCCGAGCCGGGCACGATGCTGCTCCTGGCTGGGGGCCTGCTGGCCGCAGCCACACGCCGGCGGCGCAATCGTCGCTGA
- the cysK gene encoding cysteine synthase A, with protein sequence MLTDNILDLIGNTPLLRLKGERIFAKAEYLNPGGSIKDRVARAMIEGAERDGRLKRNSIIVEPTSGNTGIGVALVGRLKGYRVRIVMPEGMSEERKKLIKALGAELILTPDRESIAGAVRRVQEMAANDPRVFVPQQFENPDNPRCHYEETATELWRQMTGDIACFVAGVGSGGTLQGVGRFLREHRPGTRIVAVEPKGVSAILGHEPGLHQIQGIGDGFIPAVLDVKLIDEVVEVTDEDAIETTRELGRDFGLLVGISSGANVWGARQLARRVKGNIATVLPDRAERYFSTALL encoded by the coding sequence ATGCTCACGGATAACATTCTGGACCTGATTGGCAACACGCCGCTGCTGCGGCTGAAGGGGGAGCGAATCTTCGCGAAGGCGGAGTATCTGAACCCCGGGGGCAGCATCAAGGACCGCGTGGCGCGCGCGATGATCGAGGGGGCGGAGCGCGACGGGCGGCTGAAGCGCAACTCGATCATCGTCGAGCCCACCTCGGGCAACACGGGCATCGGGGTGGCGCTGGTGGGCCGCCTCAAGGGCTACAGGGTGCGCATCGTGATGCCTGAGGGGATGAGCGAGGAGCGCAAGAAGCTCATCAAGGCCCTGGGGGCGGAGCTGATTCTCACGCCCGACCGCGAGAGCATCGCCGGCGCCGTGCGGCGGGTGCAGGAGATGGCTGCGAACGACCCGCGCGTCTTCGTGCCGCAGCAGTTCGAGAACCCCGACAACCCGCGCTGCCACTACGAGGAGACGGCGACCGAGTTGTGGCGCCAGATGACGGGCGACATCGCGTGTTTCGTGGCGGGCGTGGGCAGCGGCGGCACGCTTCAGGGGGTGGGCAGGTTCCTCCGCGAGCACAGGCCGGGCACGCGCATCGTGGCGGTGGAGCCGAAGGGGGTGTCGGCGATCCTGGGCCACGAGCCGGGCCTGCACCAGATTCAGGGGATCGGCGACGGCTTCATCCCGGCCGTGCTGGATGTGAAGCTCATTGACGAGGTGGTGGAGGTGACCGACGAGGACGCCATCGAGACGACACGCGAGCTGGGCCGCGATTTCGGGCTGCTGGTGGGCATTTCGTCGGGGGCCAACGTGTGGGGGGCGCGCCAGCTCGCCCGCAGGGTGAAGGGCAACATCGCCACCGTGCTGCCCGACCGGGCCGAACGCTACTTCAGCACGGCGCTGCTGTGA
- a CDS encoding ABC transporter substrate-binding protein yields the protein MTTHLGVRLLLPTLALAGLAGCSGDSQNGANGTPSGKTVLTMWHAQKQQNEDALKAIVERFNAANATYAVKLHNLGSYTTLFQKARATIQGGKLPDLCVAYESMVAEFMEAKVVLPLDDYLGHADYGLSKAEQDDIFPSFLQANRYEEFGGQLLSFPFTKSLLMLYANTDLLRSAGIEKLPETWTEFVEQCRKVKAKTGRPAFAYSRDPSSFDSMVLSLGGKLATIADRRSHLDGPEAVQALTLLDTLVREGLATVIAMGSDDDRTRFSGGEVAFILRSSTSRSYMDADLLTPDGRDKFAWAMACPPVGEGRPKLTVLYGGNILIFKSNPERQRGAWEFIKFFISPEVTAEWSVKTGYLPVRRSAADTAALQAYFAKGPRYRAAFDTIPFGVAEPNVAGWQAVRELIKDALTRVVTGRASPAEAAAALGKAADAELQRFAPRAGK from the coding sequence GTGACCACACACCTCGGCGTCCGGCTTCTCCTCCCCACCCTCGCGCTCGCGGGCCTGGCCGGCTGCTCCGGCGACTCCCAGAACGGCGCCAACGGCACGCCCTCGGGCAAGACCGTCCTCACCATGTGGCACGCCCAGAAGCAGCAGAACGAGGACGCGCTCAAGGCCATCGTCGAGCGCTTCAACGCGGCCAACGCCACCTACGCGGTGAAACTGCACAACCTCGGCTCCTACACCACCCTCTTCCAGAAAGCCCGCGCCACCATCCAGGGCGGCAAACTGCCCGACCTGTGCGTGGCCTACGAGAGCATGGTCGCCGAGTTCATGGAGGCCAAGGTCGTCCTCCCCCTCGACGACTACCTCGGCCACGCCGACTACGGCCTCTCGAAGGCCGAGCAGGACGACATCTTCCCCTCCTTCCTCCAGGCCAACCGCTACGAGGAGTTCGGCGGCCAGCTCCTCTCGTTCCCCTTCACCAAGAGCCTGCTCATGCTCTACGCCAACACCGACCTCCTGCGCTCGGCCGGCATCGAGAAGCTGCCCGAGACGTGGACCGAGTTCGTCGAGCAATGCCGCAAGGTGAAGGCCAAGACGGGCCGCCCCGCCTTCGCCTACTCGCGCGACCCCTCCTCCTTCGACAGCATGGTCCTCTCCCTCGGCGGCAAGCTGGCCACCATCGCCGACCGCCGCAGCCACCTCGACGGCCCCGAGGCGGTCCAGGCCCTCACCCTCCTCGACACCCTTGTGCGCGAGGGCCTCGCCACCGTGATCGCCATGGGCAGCGACGACGACCGCACCCGCTTCTCCGGCGGCGAGGTGGCCTTCATCCTGCGCTCGAGCACCTCGCGCTCGTACATGGACGCCGACCTCCTCACGCCCGACGGCCGCGACAAGTTCGCCTGGGCCATGGCCTGTCCGCCCGTGGGCGAGGGGCGGCCCAAGCTCACCGTCCTCTACGGCGGCAACATCCTTATCTTCAAGTCCAACCCCGAGCGCCAGCGCGGCGCCTGGGAGTTCATCAAGTTCTTCATCTCGCCCGAGGTCACCGCCGAGTGGTCGGTGAAGACCGGCTACCTGCCCGTGCGCCGCTCGGCGGCCGACACGGCGGCCCTCCAGGCCTACTTCGCCAAAGGGCCGCGCTACCGCGCCGCCTTCGACACCATCCCCTTCGGCGTCGCCGAACCCAACGTGGCCGGCTGGCAGGCTGTGCGCGAACTCATCAAGGACGCCTTGACCCGCGTGGTCACCGGCCGGGCGAGTCCCGCCGAGGCCGCCGCGGCCCTGGGCAAGGCCGCCGACGCCGAACTCCAGCGCTTCGCCCCACGCGCCGGCAAGTAG
- a CDS encoding FHA domain-containing protein: MRLVAMSGGQTLSFPLRQGSTLIGRHSSCHICIPSKTISRRHAQFYVDGPSVTVRDLGSSHGTFVNGQRIERAELHNGDVVSLGIFDLRFEAEGAAATYGHGTAAAADIVVTAQGPGAAMAGGPTAGPAAGPPPAGGAPFDAQMPPPAPTDFPAQPTGEETPADQSFMPAPYVPRQETVMGGEAGQPQLVVREGRWFLRDPGTGREVEIAPRGAEGAAALPAEGRRPNTRLLVTVVAIAAVVVITFAAVILRRPPPKDGGPKFSVAEYVQDVDTGLDALKAGDYAKARAQFDLASKKRTDFETARLLGQYALLLEAAGGDFVKLNKSEAKRYLESLENTRCPSDKAIAFAREQRDWIDKESVAMGLYEAALARLQSGRDSEEVMLEARAALHQIPPDRYAATLAKKEIAGINKAIAEARLARAEREKAQLKWTDAIAQYQDALPFIEDAAARAKVAQETEDCRRYANEAQILKQAQDAVNAKNYESAREALKRIQPGYYHNNAQRLIADIDRMEKAEAREAIRQQITSLYTSGAAAQADELAKKHNFPEFNYIAERARRIEDLLAAGKKAEDERSYREAENAYQQALGVEPDTNNDYNRRAQRLLDAIKARYPQISIEFSDSGYRKIDKDPVAARKDFDQALTYDAANERAKKGLAHLDRQANLAYSQGRAYVMAGKPAHAKPVFERALACAEPGSKMYQLIAQELENLNK; this comes from the coding sequence GTGCGTCTAGTGGCCATGAGCGGCGGGCAGACCCTCTCGTTCCCCCTCCGGCAGGGCTCCACCCTCATCGGGCGCCACTCCTCCTGCCACATCTGCATCCCGTCCAAGACCATCTCGCGCCGCCACGCGCAGTTCTACGTGGACGGCCCGTCGGTGACCGTACGCGACCTGGGCAGCTCCCACGGCACCTTCGTCAACGGCCAGCGCATCGAGCGGGCCGAGCTGCACAACGGCGACGTCGTGTCGCTCGGCATCTTCGACCTCCGCTTCGAGGCCGAGGGCGCCGCCGCCACCTACGGCCACGGCACCGCGGCCGCCGCCGACATCGTGGTGACCGCCCAGGGGCCCGGCGCCGCCATGGCCGGCGGCCCGACGGCCGGGCCGGCGGCCGGGCCGCCGCCCGCCGGCGGCGCGCCCTTCGACGCCCAGATGCCGCCCCCCGCGCCCACCGACTTCCCCGCGCAGCCCACCGGCGAGGAGACCCCCGCCGACCAGAGCTTCATGCCCGCCCCCTACGTGCCGCGCCAGGAGACCGTCATGGGCGGCGAGGCCGGCCAGCCGCAGCTCGTCGTCCGCGAGGGCCGCTGGTTCCTCCGCGACCCCGGCACCGGCCGCGAGGTCGAGATCGCGCCCCGCGGCGCCGAGGGCGCCGCCGCCCTGCCCGCCGAAGGCCGCCGGCCCAACACCCGGCTCCTCGTCACCGTCGTCGCCATCGCCGCCGTCGTCGTCATCACCTTCGCCGCCGTCATCCTGCGCCGCCCGCCCCCCAAGGACGGCGGCCCCAAGTTCAGCGTGGCCGAGTACGTGCAGGACGTGGACACCGGCCTCGACGCCCTGAAGGCCGGCGACTACGCGAAGGCGCGCGCCCAGTTCGACCTCGCGAGCAAGAAGCGCACCGACTTCGAGACCGCGCGCCTCCTCGGCCAGTACGCGCTGCTCCTCGAGGCCGCCGGCGGCGACTTCGTGAAGCTCAACAAGAGCGAGGCCAAGCGCTACCTCGAGAGCCTCGAGAACACCCGTTGCCCGTCCGACAAGGCCATCGCCTTCGCCCGCGAGCAGCGCGACTGGATTGACAAGGAGAGCGTGGCCATGGGCCTCTACGAGGCCGCCCTGGCCCGCCTCCAGAGCGGACGCGACAGCGAGGAGGTCATGCTCGAAGCCCGCGCCGCCCTCCACCAGATCCCGCCCGACCGCTACGCCGCCACGCTCGCCAAGAAAGAGATCGCCGGGATCAACAAGGCCATTGCCGAAGCCCGCCTCGCCCGCGCCGAGCGCGAGAAGGCCCAGCTCAAGTGGACCGACGCCATCGCCCAATACCAGGACGCGCTGCCCTTCATCGAGGACGCGGCCGCCCGGGCCAAAGTGGCCCAGGAGACCGAAGACTGCCGCCGCTACGCCAACGAGGCGCAGATCCTCAAGCAGGCCCAGGACGCCGTGAACGCCAAGAACTACGAGAGCGCCCGCGAGGCCCTCAAGCGCATCCAGCCCGGCTACTACCACAACAACGCCCAGCGCCTGATCGCCGACATTGACCGCATGGAGAAGGCCGAAGCCCGCGAGGCCATCCGCCAGCAGATCACCTCGCTCTACACCAGCGGCGCCGCCGCCCAGGCCGACGAACTGGCCAAGAAGCACAACTTCCCCGAGTTCAACTACATCGCCGAGCGCGCCCGCCGCATCGAAGACCTGCTCGCCGCCGGCAAGAAGGCCGAAGACGAACGCAGCTACCGCGAGGCCGAGAACGCCTACCAGCAGGCCCTCGGCGTGGAGCCCGACACCAACAACGACTACAACCGCCGCGCCCAGCGCCTCCTCGACGCCATCAAGGCCCGCTACCCCCAGATCTCCATCGAGTTCTCCGACAGCGGCTACCGCAAGATCGACAAGGACCCCGTGGCCGCGCGCAAGGACTTCGACCAGGCCCTCACCTACGACGCCGCCAACGAGCGCGCCAAGAAGGGCCTCGCCCACCTCGACCGCCAGGCCAACCTCGCCTACAGCCAGGGCCGGGCCTACGTGATGGCCGGCAAGCCGGCTCACGCCAAGCCCGTCTTCGAGCGCGCCCTCGCCTGCGCCGAGCCCGGCAGCAAGATGTACCAGCTCATCGCCCAGGAACTCGAGAACCTCAACAAGTGA
- a CDS encoding cupin domain-containing protein, translating to MEVVNRNQSPPFLTKDGSTIRSLLDRTNSSAARQSLAEATVPPGGATQPHRHPRTEEIYYVLRGRGRMEVGGEARDVGPLDAILIPPGARHTLANTGAEPLVFLCCCAPPYSHDDTLLD from the coding sequence ATGGAAGTGGTGAACCGGAACCAGAGCCCGCCCTTCCTCACCAAAGACGGCTCGACCATTCGCTCGCTGCTCGACCGCACCAACTCGTCGGCGGCCCGCCAGAGCCTCGCCGAGGCCACCGTGCCCCCCGGCGGCGCCACCCAGCCGCACCGCCATCCGCGAACCGAAGAGATCTACTACGTCCTCCGCGGGCGGGGGCGCATGGAGGTCGGCGGCGAGGCGCGCGACGTCGGCCCCCTCGACGCCATCCTCATCCCGCCCGGCGCCCGGCACACCCTCGCCAACACGGGGGCTGAGCCGCTCGTCTTCCTCTGCTGCTGCGCGCCGCCCTACTCCCACGACGACACGCTGCTCGACTAG